The following coding sequences are from one Diadema setosum chromosome 9, eeDiaSeto1, whole genome shotgun sequence window:
- the LOC140232535 gene encoding malonyl-CoA-acyl carrier protein transacylase, mitochondrial-like has product MSKVADWLLQSRHTLAWRFLQRCRNVGFSGHESFPISASQWGCANGRDISCSSFATFTYSNNTRRRNNLLLPRGLAKCEFGCQQRMERTYHTTSAKRAKSGIPLRLSAESICGRREASFKQPSCQLSTSLNHNSNSKGDDADVGQDLSQSGNDRENSRELSARDRRAGIKALLDDAKTHDTSSEEFDFGDDKGRTDTERGGQQRQRPMQDPSETSVLLFPGQGSQFVGMGRGLLKYPNVEEMFAAASEILGYDLLALCLNGPAEELDRTIHCQPAVVVTSLAAVEKLKEEMPKAIENCVAATGFSVGEFAALVFAGSISFEDAIYLIKVRAEAMQHASEAVSSGMISVVGGRRARYKFVCKEAETYCRNHHGVKGPVCRVANYLYPDARVLAGHSEALSFIKEMSKSFDLKMVRPIPVSGAFHTPLMSSVQEPLAKALASVAVETPVISVHSNVDGNTYGSPKHIRRQLKRQVAEPVMWEQTMHNIYQRPKNMAFPFTYELGPGKQLGSILKRNNLKASQSLASVAV; this is encoded by the exons ATGTCAAAGGTTGCTGATTGGCTGCTTCAAAGCAGACACACTTTGGCATGGAGATTCTTACAGAGATGCCGCAATGTGGGGTTCAGCGGCCATGAATCCTTTCCCATCTCCGCTTCACAATGGGGCTGTGCAAATGGAAGAGACATCTCCTGCAGTTCTTTTGCTACATTTACATACAGTAACAACACCAGGAGGAGAAACAATTTGTTGCTGCCGCGAGGCTTggcaaaatgtgagtttggttGCCAGCAACGAATGGAAAGGACGTATCATACAACAAGTGCGAAAAGAGCAAAGTCAGGGATACCACTCAGGCTCAGTGCTGAAAGCATTTGCGGCAGGCGGGAAGCAAGTTTTAAGCAACCATCATGTCAGCTGTCCACCTCATTGAATCACAACAGTAATTCAAAGGGAGATGATGCAGATGTAGGACAGGATCTTTCACAATCTGGCAATGATAGAGAAAACAGCAGGGAACTGTCTGCCAGGGACAGGAGGGCAGGAATAAAGGCGCTTCTGGATGATGCTAAAACACATGATACATCAAGCGAAGAATTTGACTTTGGGGATGACAAAGGCAGGACTGATACTGAGAGAGGAGGACAGCAGCGACAAAGACCAATGCAAGATCCCTCGGAGACATCAGTCCTCTTGTTCCCAGGTCAAGGGTCACAGTTTGTAGGCATGGGGCGGGGACTGCTGAAGTACCCCAACGTGGAAGAGATGTTTGCAGCTGCATCCGAAATTCTGGG TTATGATCTACTAGCACTGTGCCTCAACGGACCAGCAGAAGAACTTGACAGGACGATACACTGCCAGCCTGCTGTGGTGGTGACATCCCTGGCTGCCGTGGAGAAACTCAAGGAAGAAATGCCAAAG GCCATAGAGAACTGTGTTGCTGCCACAGGCTTCAGTGTAGGAGAGTTTGCAGCACTGGTCTTTGCAGGGTCAATCTCATTTGAAGATG CCATATATCTCATCAAAGTCCGTGCTGAGGCGATGCAGCATGCATCAGAAGCGGTGTCGAGCGGGATGATATCTGTCGTAGGAGGGCGACGGGCAAGGTACAAGTTTGTGTGCAAAGAAGCTGAAACATATTGCAGAAATCACCATGGTGTCAAAGGCCCAGTGTGTCGTGTGGCAAACTACCTCTATCCAGATGCAAGAGTGCTTGCAGGTCACAGTGAG GCTCTGTCTTTCATCAAAGAGATGTCCAAATCGTTTGACCTGAAGATGGTGAGGCCAATTCCGGTCAGCGGAGCATTCCACACCCCTCTCATGAGCAGCGTCCAGGAACCCCTGGCCAAGGCTCTTGCCTCCGTCGCTGTGGAAACACCCGTCATTTCCGTGCACTCGAACGTGGATGGGAATACGTACGGCAGCCCGAAGCACATCCGGAGGCAGCTGAAGCGACAGGTAGCTGAGCCGGTGATGTGGGAACAGACAATGCACAACATTTATCAGCGCCCCAAGAACATGGCCTTCCCGTTCACGTACGAGCTCGGTCCGGGAAAACAGCTCGGCTCTATACTGAAAAGAAACAACCTCAAGGCATCTCAATCACTGGCAAGTGTGGCGGTGTAA